The following coding sequences are from one Venturia canescens isolate UGA chromosome 5, ASM1945775v1, whole genome shotgun sequence window:
- the LOC122410804 gene encoding protein obstructor-E-like: protein MVVVRLPVERNGTRNERATVTYRSSRRISPDDIAANSILNNNQRNRENEGSFSSEMARTKACQRFAPRSTTASRSLTTFILVATLGVSIVSGQFRCPEEKGFFPDPEQCDLYYSCVDGVAEEKLCKDGLVFRDDNPKKDFCDLPANVPCGDRTALQEPQPTKGCPRANGYFKHEDPSACDRFVNCIDGVPTVMSCPPGLVYEDKVSSCVWSVDATVNCNVKRDSLEDGFTCPDENVIGPGGRILPHPTYPHPEDCAKFYICRNGVQPQKGQCEDGTVYNEETFRCAEPESVPGCEDYYKGKN from the exons ATGGTGGTGGTGCGGTTACCAGTGGAGCGAAACGGGACCAGAAACGAGAGAGCCACAGTCACGTATCGCAGCTCTCGACGAATCTCACCGGACGACATCGCCgctaattcaattttaaataataatcaaagaAATCGGGAAAACGAGGGTTCATTTTCCAGTGAGATGGCAAGAACGAAAGCCTGTCAAAGGTTCGCCCCGAGATCGACGACGGCGAGTCGCTCCCTCACGACATTCATCCTCGTCGCGACCCTGGGCGTTTCCATCGTCAGTGGACAATTCCGATGCCCCGAAGAAAAGGGATTCTTCCCCGATCCGGAACAGTGCGATCTCTATTACTCCTGCGTCGATGGAGTTGCCGAGGAAAAACTCTGCAAGGATGGACTCGTCTTCAGAGATGACAATCCCAAGAAGGATTTCTGCGACCTTCCGGCCAACGTTCCCTGCGGCGATCGCACTGCCCTTC AGGAGCCTCAACCCACGAAGGGCTGTCCACGAGCGAACGGTTACTTCAAGCACGAAGATCCCTCGGCCTGCGACCGTTTCGTAAACTGCATCGACGGCGTGCCGACCGTGATGTCTTGTCCCCCAGGACTCGTCTACGAGGACAAAGTCTCGAGCTGCGTCTGGTCGGTCGACGCGACGGTAAACTGCAACGTGAAACGCGATTCTCTCGAGGATGGTTTCACGTGCCCCGACGAGAATGTCATCGGACCTGGAGGCAGGATCCTGCCCCATCCGACTTACCCCCACCCCGAGGACTGCGCGAAATTCTACATCTGTCGAAACGGCGTCCAACCTCAGAAGGGACAGTGCGAGGACGGCACTGTCTACAACGAGGAAACGTTCAGGTGTGCCGAGCCCGAGAGTGTCCCAGGATG TGAGGATTACTACAAGGGAAAGAACTGA
- the LOC122410807 gene encoding protein obstructor-E-like — MVRLCFLVLAIASTAYAVISCPKKDGQYEDPIQCDKYYECRDGQAVEKLCPDGLVFDPLNRKINKCDHIFNVECGDREELQPPQPTAKCPRRNGFFAHPDPSVCNVFYNCIDGTAVENTCTTGLHFDEYSGTCVWPESAGRQGCGVVGKKLEDGFECPKDRQTDTRGLVDHPKYAHPEDCQKFYVCLNGVTPREQGCSEGTVYNEEVQRCDAPENVPGCEDWYKDDDKKP; from the exons ATGGTCAGACTGTGCTTTTTGGTATTAGCGATAGCATCGACGGCAT ACGCGGTGATATCCTGCCCGAAGAAGGATGGACAGTACGAGGATCCCATTCAGTGTGACAAATACTACGAATGCCGGGATGGCCAAGCTGTGGAGAAGCTTTGTCCCGACGGTCTCGTGTTCGATCCTTTGAACCGCAAGATAAACAAGTGCGATCACATATTCAACGTCGAATGCGGTGACCGTGAGGAATTGC AGCCGCCTCAGCCGACTGCCAAATGTCCGAGACGCAACGGATTCTTCGCCCACCCGGACCCTTCGGTGTGCAACGTTTTTTACAACTGCATCGACGGCACCGCCGTTGAAAACACGTGCACGACTGGTCTCCACTTTGACGAGTACTCTGGCACTTGTGTTTGGCCGGAAAGCGCGGGCCGTCAG GGTTGTGGCGTCGTTGGAAAGAAGTTGGAAGACGGTTTCGAGTGCCCGAAAGACCGTCAGACCGACACGAGAGGATTGGTCGACCACCCGAAGTACGCGCACCCCGAAGACTGTCAGAAGTTTTACGTCTGCCTGAACGGCGTTACTCCCAGGGAACAAGGCTGCAGCGAAGGCACGGTTTACAACGAAGAGGTTCAGCGGTGCGACGCTCCTGAAAACGTTCCCGGATG CGAGGATTGGTACAAGGATGACGACAAGAAGCCCTGA
- the LOC122411103 gene encoding protein obstructor-E-like has product MKLAAFIFLLFCLGAATALTRKQEAVEQNRRKVSLPGRRTAQPSTAAPDEDLEEYEDEVVLSENCPEANGYFPDPEQCDKYHDCRDGKPTVKLCPDGLVFNDYDPAVEKCDLPFGIDCTKRPKLQEPHPSSNCPRMHGYFAHEDPRICDVFYYCVEGKFNMIKCPDGLVFSEKTGICNWPDEASKKGCGSRELFNFTCPKVDESVAATHPRYVDPDDCQFFYVCVNGEVPRRNGCKLGQAFDERTKKCDWARKIPECKDWYKGQLTDAELDALENPPAKPKTSGAPSRRKGTRPPKN; this is encoded by the exons ATGAAGCTCGcagcttttatttttctgctcTTCTGTCTCG gtGCCGCGACGGCCTTAACTCGAAAGCAGGAAGCCGTCGAGCAGAATCGCCGCAAAGTGTCCTTGCCCGGTCGTCGAACAGCGCAGCCCTCGACTGCAGCTCCTGACGAGGATCTCGAAGAATACGAGGACGAGGTCGTCTTGTCCGAAAACTGTCCCGAGGCGAATGGCTACTTTCCTGATCCCGAGCAATGCGACAAGTATCACGACTGCCGGGACGGCAAACCGACCGTCAAACTGTGCCCGGATGGCCTCGTATTCAACGACTACGATCCTGCTGTCGAGAAATGCGACTTGCCGTTCGGCATCGACTGCACGAAACGCCCCAAACTCC AGGAACCTCATCCATCTTCAAACTGTCCCCGAATGCACGGCTACTTTGCCCACGAGGACCCGAGGATCTGCGACGTTTTTTACTACTGCGTCGAGGGCAAATTCAACATGATCAAGTGCCCCGACGGCTTAGTATTTTCGGAGAAAACTGGAATCTGCAACTGGCCCGATGAGGCGTCGAAAAAGGGCTGCGGCTCTCGCGAACTCTTCAACTTCACGTGCCCCAAAGTCGACGAATCCGTAGCAGCGACCCACCCCCGATACGTCGATCCTGACGACTGTCAGTTTTTCTATGTTTGCGTCAACGGAGAAGTCCCGAGAAGAAACGGGTGCAAACTCGGACAGGCTTTCGACGAACGCACGAAAAAGTGCGACTGGGCGAGAAAAATTCCTGAATG CAAAGACTGGTACAAGGGTCAGCTCACAGACGCCGAGCTGGACGCTCTGGAGAATCCACCGGCCAAGCCAAAAACGAGTGGTGCCCCGAGCAGGCGGAAGGGAACGAGACCACCCAAAAATTGA